The sequence below is a genomic window from Thermodesulfobacteriota bacterium.
CTCGCCTTTTAGAACATGGACAATACTAACAACGGGGTGGCAGTGATAACCGGTGTTAAAGCCATCATCTATTTCTAAATCTACAACAGTTACCTCTGGTGTACCATCTGGATATACAAAAGGTTTACCATCCCAGGTCTGCACAGTCTTGTATTTCTCAACAACTCTGGCTTCTGGATTACTGTATGTTTCATCTGCTTGTGAGCTTAAAGTTAGAAATGGCATAACTAAAATCGATAGTAATAATAATTTTTTCATCTGCCTTGCTCCTCAAATATAATTTATAAAGATTTAGTATA
It includes:
- a CDS encoding cupin domain-containing protein, whose amino-acid sequence is MKKLLLLSILVMPFLTLSSQADETYSNPEARVVEKYKTVQTWDGKPFVYPDGTPEVTVVDLEIDDGFNTGYHCHPVVSIVHVLKGELQIQLYNGPKKVFKAGEMFTEVVDTWHSGEAINGDVEALIYYIGNKEDPLTILPKTDDLTQKCAE